A stretch of Lathyrus oleraceus cultivar Zhongwan6 chromosome 6, CAAS_Psat_ZW6_1.0, whole genome shotgun sequence DNA encodes these proteins:
- the LOC127095618 gene encoding uncharacterized protein LOC127095618, with translation MDDVVETPLICENCSLSMNGRIFQIDLICLSLKKVDVVLGMDWVSANSVFIGCKENLIIIPSSEATPKDVVNTILECTVGMVNFLFENKKSILLVLTKESSDNLSVKKIPVVCEFPEVFPEDVSSLPPEREVEFSIDLIPGTTPISISPYRVTPLELRELKN, from the coding sequence ACACcgttgatttgtgaaaattgttcaCTCTCGATGAATGGTAGAATTTTCCAAATTGATCTTATTTGTTTATCACTTAAGAAGGTTGATGTGGTTTTGGGGATGGATTGGGTTTCTGCCAATTCGGTGTTTATTGGATGTAAAGAGAATTTGATTATCATTCCATCTAGTGAAGCTACTCCAAAGGATGTGGTAAATACTATCTTGGAATGTACGGTTGGCATGGTTAATTTCTTATTTGAGAATAAAAAGTCAATTCTCTTGGTTCTTACCAAGGAATCTAGCGATAATCTAAGCGTTAAAAAAATCCCTGTTGTTTGTGAATTTCCAGAAGTTTTCCCTGAGGATGTCTCCTCTCTTCCTCCTGAAAGGGAAGTGGAATTCTCTATTGATCTGATACCTGGGACGACTCCAATATCTATTTCTCCGTATCGCGTGACGCCACTAGAGTTGAGAGAGTTGAAGAATTAA